ttactttccttgttattttattgcttccgcgtatccctTCTTGTatcacagaccttacccctatcttatgatggtagagaagttgtttctgatagaccctcggctcaaagaaagaaaatgaaagcaTTTCAAAGCAGTTACGGaaaaaagaaaatacaaaatGACAAAGCCATGGCAAATAATAAGGAAAGCATGACATAGCATTTTTGTTCCCATGCGATCAAGAGAACAAAAACAGTATCTCAGGCGATGATTTCTCGAACCAACCAATCCAAACTGGGATATGCAAAGCTCAAAATTAGAAAAGATGGGAGCGCAAACACAACGGTGATGAGCATGTACAAGGCCAAGATTGCTGCGCCGGCAGGTATAGCATACATCATGATCAGGAGAAATACAACCACTAGAggataaaattccaattttgagTCGACGGCCGAATAAGATTCTTACAAGGCCAAATGGGACTAACCTACAAGGATATCCAGGTACAGCCTTAAAATTACAAGCATATGGTCCCTTCTCCCAAAAAAGCTAGAATAATAACACAATCAAGTCAACATGTTGCTCAAAAAACACAACCATATGGTCCCTTTGCTTCCTTCTCCcaaaaatctagaataataacaCAATCAAGTCAACACATCGCTCAAAACACTAGCACATTGCAACCAGAACAACAATTCTTTCTCAAGCACACTATGGCTCTCATTAAACACGCATAATGACAATAGTAGTCTTAGGGGAAACAATCATAAAGTATAGTCTTTCTTAAGTAATAACGAATAAATAGGTACTTGCCTAACCTATACAAGTTGACCTACCATTAATGACAATAGAGAGCTGATATAGTATTTGTACAAAAACAAACTTATTGGATGATCACCACAGCATTACTAGAGATAGCTTGCCAGTGAAGTTTTTGTTCGATTGAGAGGCGTTCTCGTTCTCTTTTCTTCCATATGTCAAATCCATAACGAACACTATAATATGGGATGATTAAACCAGGTCGTCATAAATGGGACTTCAACCATAACATAATCGACAAAGTCAAGATGTACTCCAACAAGTAAAGGGAGTTTAAATAGAGATTGGTTGTGTTTGAAAGGTTATGAATCTATTTACAAGCTCAATGCAAGTGTCTTGATTTCTAGTAGAGATTGGTTGTGCTTGAAAGGTTATGAATATATTTACAAGCTCAATGCAAATGTCTTGATTTCTAATAGATATTGGTTGTGCTTGAAGAGTTATAAATCTATTTACAAGCTCAATGCAAATGTCTTGATTTTGGGTAGCGATTGGTTGTGCTTGGAAGGTTATGAATCTATTTTAGAAGATCAATGCAAATGTCTTGATTTCTAGTTGTAATACATCACTATGTCACATATTCATCATATGCTAATACACGGCCGGTTGATATCTGGATAAAAATCTTTTCTGACGTCATCCCATTCTAAGAACTCACAGAAATACCCCATACAGTGTCGTACAATAATGTATTTGAACTATTTCAACTAGTCTACAAGTGAGATATCCAGCGTCTCTAAACCCCACTCATCCCCGATACCACCACCAAACACCCTGCCTCACACTGCTTCCACCACCATAGTATTTTGCATAGATTAGATGAAGCTTTTGAGACAATATTTTCCGCGTACTTACCAAACCCAAACAAATAAATAAGCAAATGActtattttttggaaaaaaaaattcctcgtaccaaacacacccttcgtGTCTAAATTTGCTCCTAGTGTGTTATTCTATCTTTGAATATTGAAACTATCTCTATGTATCGGTTTAATTTTATTGGATGTCCCTGAAGGGACAATATTGAATCAATTTCTCCAACTCTTTTCAATTGGGTGTTGCTAATATGCGTTTGTTTAAAAATGAAACAATTGGGCGAGCCGAAATTTCTAGAAAGGAATATTAGCAGCGTGATAGTAACTCCTTCATTCCTTGGATGACTGGCAAATTGCTTACGGAAActtgaattttttaaaaagatACACAAAGATGAATGGATTGGATCACTTTAACTTGAAATTATGTTTGTTAGTCCAACAGAAAAGTGATAAGTGGAGTTGCACGTTCAATCCTTGCATCCATGGCAAATTGGACAACTAAAAAAATAACTTTGAACAAGAGTACAAGGACTGACTCAACTTCAGGTAGATGTTATGGTTGATAGGTGGAGGTAAGTTTATCAAACTGAGGTGCCTTCTTTAAGCTAAAATGTATTACTTTCTGTCATGTATTTCATCTTTGTTTGTATAAAAAAACAAATTGCATGGTCCTTTCTCTGGACATTGAGAGTCATTGCAATACTTCAATTGCATTACCCTTTCAGTTTAGCTGGATAATCATGGAAATGCGAATGGTACTGCTAATCAAAGATTAGAAGTAATTCGATTTTTCTAACAAGCAACCACAAGCTTTCGACTTGCAAGGTGGTTCGACATAATTCTTCATCTTGTATATATGGTTGAGAATGTTGTAACCTTTATAACTTTTAAAAGTTAAAGTGAGAATACATACTTAAACATGAGCTAAGTAATAAATGTGTAGTGTATGAAAGACACattttatatttattgatttgGTATAAAGACCCGGTGTTAGTTTTTAATGTTCAAGAGTAGATTCGCTTGGGAAACAcatctttttgttttgtttttacgAGCTTAGCCAATTTATCATGAAAGGTAAAAGGGGATAAAGGAACAGTATGTTAATTGTCCCGTAAAAAAAGggaaataaataaatcaattaaatTTCAAGGACGACAAGgaaatattctcaatatgattAAATCTTGACGACGTTTCTCGAAAGTTTTTTGATGTTAATGGCTATTCCAATTTTGTGTCGACGGCCGAATAAGATTCTTACAAGGACAAATGGGACTAAACTACATGGACATCCAGTGGTACACGCTTAAAATTACAAACATATGGTCCCTTCTCCCAAAAAAGCTAGAATAAAACACAATCAAGTTTATTCTAACACGATCAAATCAACACGTCGCTCAAAAAACACAACCATATGGTCCCTTTGCTTCCTTCACCCAAAAACCTAGAATAATAAAACAATCAAGTCAATACATCGCTCAAAACACTAGCACATTGCAACCAGAACAACAATTCTTTCTCAAGCACACTATGGCTCTCATTAAACATGCATAATGACAATGGTAGTCTTAGGGAAACAATCATAAACTATAGTTTTTCTTAAGTAATAGCAAAGAAATAGGTACTTGGATAACCTATACAAGTTGACCTACCACTAATGATAATAGAGAGCCGATATAGTATTTACACAAAAACAAACTTATTGGATGATCACCACAACATTACTAGAGATAGCTTGCCGGTGAAGTTTCTGTTCGATTGAGAGGCGTTCTCGTTCTCTTTTCTTCCATGTATCAAAACCATAATGAACACTATAATATGGGCTGATTAGGTATTGGCTGAGAAACATCCGCTTGAGTACCATTGCACTTTTTAGAATATAAAGAACAAGTTCAATCTCTTCTTGTATTCCAAGAAATCCACCGAATCTCACTTCTTTTAGCTCTGTGTGACATGTAGGAGATAAAGATCTTATGCCACTTCTTCTTGCTTTTTGGGTAATTGTACTCTTTTGCTGAGATCAGAACGAGAAATCAACATATATATGGCTAATTGAATGCAACTATGACTTACATAGTTAAGCAAACTGCAATACAAGGCATTTAAATCAACATTAAGAAATAATCTTAGTAGTTCGCTATGCTGCGTACAATGAAAGTAGCTTTATGAAAATCAATTATAGTAAGTGCTACGTTCTACAGGTACTATTAGACCTTTTCTAGTACACAGTGAGGCATAACATCTCCTAGTTATACCAAACCAAAAAAAAGATGTGTCCTAGTTATAATAAATGAAAAATAACAAATACTTCTCTAATGTATGGAAAATCTTGAAGACTTGCACTTTGACAACTAAACTTAAGTGGCACTTAGCTATCAAATATCGTTGTTAAAAGATTTTTCAGCAAAATCAGTCATTGCCAGGATATAAAAGAAAATATATGGTAGAACATATCCTTTGGGCAGCGTTTTTCCGTGCAATGTGAAAACATCTTTGAGGTATCCACTATGAAAATATGTCTCGGAAATTGGTGTTTCTATTACAGTATAGAGGATCTAACAGCAAAACCAAAAGGGGGCATCTCAGAAAGCCATTGTTTTGTCTCAATCAGCTTTTGGCTCGCTATGGTGCTTACATTTATATACACCTTATACATAtgtaacaaatatatatatagtagagaGAAATTAATTCAAAAAAATTGCACTATCTAAAGTTACACCATAATCTGGTCACCAGGTTAAAAGGCATTTGAATATCTACTAAGTTCTTTTATTTATAATATATTGTAGAAGAGAAAAGATCCTAAAAAGaacttttcaaatttgaaaagtcCCATGTGACCGGAAATGGAAGGTTCAGAAAATTGGAAATACAGAAAAGAATCAGAATTGCAGAGTTCTTCCTGCCAGAACTTTAAACAGAGAGCCAATAGAAGATGGATTCTAGGAACGTATGGAGGGAAATTGGGAAATTTAAGAAAAAGACCAAAAAGCCCATGCAAGTATCTATTTAATGAGGCAGCAGGGGTACTTTAGTAATTCAAAATATGGGTACAATGCTAACCTACTACACTCATATATacccaaactcaaaatataaaaatagaaaTTCTTATGAAATACGTATAACGTTACACATTTTCTAccgcataattaattttattttatttgtaggTTAATGATATCTTATTGAtaagttttataattattaaagtttcttcGTCACACAATTAGATGATTTTTAATGAAAAATTTATTTATGAGGAAGAAAGTTAAGTAGAAAAATTAGCAAATCTCAAAGGGACACAATGACTCGATATCCTATACTAACATtgattatgataaaatatgataattacaACTTACAAAGCTCataaatcaaaaaatattttcgtatttttgtgaatttgtgagtgtgtgattttattcatagataaAAATCaatttgttttgacatttattaaATTTTCATTCATTATCTTGCGTTAAGGGTTTATACTAGTTAAATGTGATTTTTCACCTAGTTTCGGACGAAATTCAAGAAATAACCTATATTTATTAAATTGAGCCTCAAGATCCAATAAAATTTAATTCTTCATGTATCCTctatactcaaaaaaaaaaaaaatttgttcaccaaacaagagattttaaagataacccgatctcaatGGATGACATTGTCTTCATTTTTAACATTATATGGCATCATTTAAAAAAATTTACTTTCTGTATTTATAATAAATCACAGATATTTCAAAATTCAAAGGCGACGTATAAAATTATCCATAACTTTTTTGTTAGGCTAAAATTACATTATTGAAAAAATtatcttataaaataaaaaaagacctaaaagtaattaattgaaaagtttgacattaaTTTGAAAATTTTTATGAGGACATTAAATCATGTTATCTTGCCTTCTTTTCAGTTGAATATGGAAAACATGTTCTTTTTACTATGTATGACTATGAAGTTGGTTGGTGTTAACCTTGCTTTGAGTTTCCCAAATTCCTTCTTCTGCTCTCCCAAGATCCTCACTGTTAGTTGTGGGCGCAATTCAAgacacctctttttttttttttttcaaatctcttCTTCCGCTCTCTCAAAACCCTCACTGTTAGCCGTGAGCGCCATTCAGTCCTCACAATCTCAAGTCATAGTTGTTGAAGAAGACTCAGAGTCTAAAGATTTGTATAGAAGCTTGGAATGATTCTGCGTGCCATTGTGTTTGGAAGATTTGTATGGTGGATATAACTTCTTTCTATGTTTAAAAGAGAATTTacgatttttattttattttcttgccTGATAATTACAcatttttatttgtatttttctctTCTGAATTGCATAACGATGGAATGTTAACTTCTTGATTTCTCTTCTTAGCTCATTCTGATTTTTTATATTTGGTAACAATGAATAGTGTCGTCTATCATTTTGTGGCTTTTGTTGTGTAGAGAATTTCTCATGCGGTTACAAGGATATGAGGCGGAGAAACAATAATAATTTGAGAGAAGAGGGAACTGTAGAATGGATTACTCCCTCagtccaatttatgtgacactctttcttTTTTAGCAGTCccaaaaaagaatgacatcttttttctatttagtaacaattttttttatgatcGAGAAATTCGTCAGGAACAGACCCTGTGGGCCAATCGCAGCCTCCGAAACTTGGGGATGATGCGCCTgcccctctacccttctccacttaagtACCAGAATTAGTTCGCTTGGCACAGGGCTCAAACCTTTGACCTAAGACACAAGTCCCTCAACTTTTGCCAATTGAGCTAAATCCTGGGGGCTATTTAGTTAACattatttagtaacaatttaactttaaagttctcattttacctttaatgagataatttatagtCACTCAAATATCTTTGTTTTATTTTAgactataaattttaaaaatctttctttcatttttaaactccgtgtcaagtaaacaccttcacataaattgggatagagggagtactaTTAAGTCTATATGCAGggctactactaaaaaatatggtaaaaagaaaaagAGCCTCTTTCACTCAAGATCCCAACTTTTTTCATCAGCTAACTTCAGCACTCCTTTAAAAAGGCATATAATGTATCTTCTATTCTCTGGTTGTTATTGTAATTCTTGAAACATATAACCCAAAGATAAAACCTTGCCTTCTGTTCACTTGGTTAAATTAGCTCCAAAGGTACAAGATTCTAAAGGGGCTTGACCCTTTTTTTATTGGATCGTTATTTTATAACCTGTAGAATTTAATCAATCCTCTATTACCATAATGAGATATTGTTGTTTCTTTCAAGGTATAGCCTAAGCAGTGTTCTTGTTTCCTAAGAAAATTTCGGTTGGTGCAAAATATGGTTTCAACTTGGGGATTCTAACACATTGTATTTGATTTACTGGGTTTGAAATCCATAATATGTACTTATGTAGTGAAACTTTTTAACACGTAAGCAAGATTCGAGCCAATGCTACGGGGCTTAGATGAATCCATAAGATGTATGTTAGATCCACCCCTGATTGGTGTGTCCTGCAATTCTGTAGCTTGTTGCCTGGAATTTTATATCAGTAAATTATGGTTGAAAAAATATGTATGTGATTTTATTTAAACTGGTTTTGACTATTGTAGGATTGAACGCCATTGAAAAGAGATCTTCAAACCTCGACATGGCTGAGGCTGAGTTTGAAGCAATCAAGATAACAAAAAGAAATGAAATGATCACGAAGAAGTCCTGAAGTCTTCAATATCTGAGATCAAGCAAAgaatatccccccccccccccaaaaaaaaaaaaaaaaaagataaatatagaTAACTCACCACTAAATCCAAATATTGGAGAAGAGGACAGGCATCTAAGACGGGAGAAACTTTGACTATGTCAAAGTCGTATGTGCTCTCAAGTAGCAAGGCTAACTTCCTAAGGTTTCTGAATATCTGTGTCTCTGTTGGGAAGTTTGCTACCTGAAATAAGGAACACTTCAAGTGATTAGGGTCTTCAAAAAGATAAATACCGAAGGAGTTTGAGAAGACAAGACATCATCAAATACCTGGTCAGAATAAGCTGTGATGATTAAAGATTTAACCTGAGCAGGTAAGTCTCTTGCAAATTCACCAAATATGTATGGCATTCCAGCACCTCCGATAAGGCAAATATTTACATGTTTCAACACAGGAACAGAAGAGAAGCAAAATTTTACTTTGTCATCAAAAGAACCCTCAAACCTACGAAGCTTTGTAGCCTGAAGATCAATCTCATCCAATTCGCAACAATTAACAAAAAGAACAGATGTTACTGTACCAGAGATGCATAGCTTATACGGAAGTTTGCAATACTTTATGATTAACTGATTAAGGTTCAAACAAGAGGACAAGATACCCTCAAGTTGTCCCCTTTCTAACACAACGCCCATCACGATAAGGGTCTTGAGGGAGTTAAGAGGGACTCCGACACTTGGTTGTAGAACGCAAGCAGTCAAACACAAGAATTTCAATGACGATGCTTGAGAGAGAAGCTCAAGAGAAAATTTAAAAAACGTGCTGGGGTCAGGGTTAATGTTATGTGTGGCAGGAATAGTGCCACAATCAAAGTAAAGACGTAATCTTTCAACACCTAATTTTGAAACAGAATGCATCAATTGGTGAAATTCACTAAACTCTCTCCCAATGCAAATGCGCATTCAAGGTCAACCACTTTACGACCCGAATAAAGTTACAAAAACTGATTTACTACTCTCAAGAATTTTTGTTGATAGGAAGGGCAACAACTATGACGTAAAGAGTTAACCCCAATCATGTCAAGGCTGAATTGTAATGTAGGCATCTAGGCATACAGATATCTCCACCTCCTAGATAAAATGCTCGTCCTAACAGCATCTTTTATTTTCAGACGTGCGAGAATGAAAGACAAAACGTCATCTGGTAGCTGACTAGTGTCATCTGGTAGCTGACCGGCGTAATGTGGTAGCTCTGGTAGCTGACTGGTGTAATCTGGTAGCTGACTGGCATAATCTGGTAGCTGACTGGCGTAATCCACCTTTGCATCATGAACCAAATTGCATTACGCGCACCAACAAAAAAAGAATTAAAGAGAAATTTTTAAATTAGTCAAAAAACAAATTCTAGAGGAAAAAAAATAGCAGTACTAgttgatagactatgtaatagtctacgtaaatattgtaaatattaggataatcttttcataattagcaaatgtatattatgcatgatctcttccttatgtatagtaattaggtcttataatttagcctagtattatgctgctagttagatacctactttgtatataatgactttcatacatcaatacagatcacggattgatttcctacatggtatcagattaggtTTCCTTCCTCACCTCCTAAACCTAGCCGTCACCTTCCCTCCCTCCTAACCCTAGGCGTAGCCGTCCTCTTCCTCCTCCCTCTTgtctcttcaatggctgacaaaAAAAATTCCGTACTGCTTTAACtgtcacgaatgtgaaatctttaataccAATCACCCTTgacatggaaaccggccattatcacgaatgggtgacactattcaaagttctagcccgcgtccactccgtactagagcacatcataccaccaactgacaccaccGAACTTACCGCGTACAACGCAACGAAGGCGGCTAAtcttccgctctggaaacggcttgatgcggtggtccttcaatggatatacgccaccgtctcccatgatattcttacctctattctcgtggcggatgatgttgcggAGAAGTCTTGGAATTgagttgctcaacttttccaagataacaagcactcaagggcagcgtaccttgaaactgaattcaTCACCACAAAAATGGTCGActtctgtcacgccccgaacctgggcctggacgtaacacgacacccggtgcctgactacatgtgaccgagcgaaccaactggctgactgaatcaacatgtgatatcaaaacataactgaatgtggaaacaattaaacacatgctgatatactaaaggtctgactgaaatcataatgcggaaatacttagacaatctgaaatatatcttaaagtagcc
Above is a genomic segment from Lycium barbarum isolate Lr01 chromosome 12, ASM1917538v2, whole genome shotgun sequence containing:
- the LOC132623410 gene encoding uncharacterized protein LOC132623410, with translation MGVVLERGQLEGILSSCLNLNQLIIKYCKLPYKLCISGTVTSVLFVNCCELDEIDLQATKLRRFEGSFDDKVKFCFSSVPVLKHVNICLIGGAGMPYIFGEFARDLPAQVKSLIITAYSDQVANFPTETQIFRNLRKLALLLESTYDFDIVKVSPVLDACPLLQYLDLVQKSTITQKARRSGIRSLSPTCHTELKEVRFGGFLGIQEEIELVLYILKSAMVLKRMFLSQYLISPYYSVHYGFDTWKKRERERLSIEQKLHRQAISSNVVVIIQ